The window ATAAGATGTCCTTTAGTAAAAAAATGTACTATATTAGTATTCTCTCACACGGCCAGCAATATAAGAAACATGCTGAACAGCATGGAGAATAAGTGACTCTCCAAAACCATAGACATGGACAGAAATCAGTGGCTCAGTACAATGTCTGCATAGAATGGGAAGACACAAAACATAAATTCCATGAAAACACATTGGCCTGACATCAATACACAGGATCTTTGGAAAAATGTAATTTTCTGACATTGTAAACCCTCAATTGCTAAGCCCACATGATGTTCAATAGCCAACAATAGCTACATGAAACCATGTACAATTTCAGTTTAACTAAAAGGAATGGGTAAATTTACTACATAATATAGCAATAGTATGTTGCCTGACTCAAATGTCTTCCTTCCTTGCAGACCTCTCATTCCACTAACCTGTAAGTGGCTCGGGCTCTTTGTATACATGACAACAAAATCATAGGGCCACTAGGACTCAGCAGTGGGGTGCACTACAAAGTGAAAATCTACCAAAAATAAACTTGAAGATAAGCACCTACAAACATATCATAAACACGAACAAGGGGAGAATTTAGCCAAGGTACAAAAATTACCTTTCATATGCTATTTGAACACACTTGTTCTCAACCTTAATTGCTTCATCAACTATTTGGTACCCACCAACATTATCAACTGAACCAAACAAAAATGTGTCCTTATCAAGCATTCTCTTCACCAGTGCAGGAACAACACCAATCCCCATAGTTTTGGCATCAACAACAAGCATTTTGAGACTCTTTAACTCATCTACAGTAGATGAAATAATAAGAGCATGAAATTAATAATCATATGCATGAATTTACATTTCTTACCAAGAgaaagataaattttgaaatatggATGATATGGTTGAGTCTCATAGAGGCAGTAAAGGCAGTAAAGCCCACCCAATCTCCTTGAAAACGCACCTACTGAAACCATATGCCCTGCATAAAACAGTTATTTGTATCATCAAAACACAATACAAAGAAACATTTAATAGatagggagagaatgaagaagtTAATACATACTAATTGAATAGGAGTATAGAGATTGCATAAATAAGCCCTCTTTGGAACTAGGTTTTGCTTCAAAGATGTAAGAAAATCTCTTAGACATCCACAATCTCTTCATATCAGCCAATGTGGTATAGTTTCCCTGCCAATTCAGTAGATTATACTGTAAGCTTCAGCTTGAAAAATATCGACAACAAACTAAACACAATCAAAAAGAAACCTACATCAGTAAACTTGTCCAAAAGCTCATCAACATCCAATTTGAATGAAGCCAGATCCATATCAAAATTGGCAAACTTATGCGCCTATGCTTGACTGGTTGTTTGAAGCCTGATGCCAGGGAGAAACATTGTCACGCCCCATACGAGCTAGGCTTGCTGAGACACTAGCTTGGCTCTACGCGTGTGGATTGTAACAATGTTAGAGCAAAATATAGACAAAAAGTAATTGAACCAGCCTCTGAAGTAACTCCACTAACATTATATACAAATCTGGAggtcaaaggaaaaggaaaatgaacACAAGGTGCAAAGTGAAGATAAGAGAGACATGCATGAAAATATAATCAAAGAGAGCAACAACATAATTTacaatttatattttcatatcattcatcttttattcttttattaattaattttcattagttatccttaatttttcattttccgatATTACACATATTATAGTTATACTTTATCGACAACTCAACATAATTTTATTAAGTGGGTGAACAACATGTAATACACTCATCAAGGACGTGTCGTATAGGTAAAGGTGAATGACCCGTAATCCACCTAATACAAATACTCatgtaaaaatataaatataaaggtGAGCGACCTATAACCCACCCGAGAATGATGCGCCGTATATGAGAGTGAACGACCAACAATCCAATCATATGCATCATATGTATGTACTTATATATACATAAATAAGGTGAACGGCTCGCAATCCACCCAAAAGATATGTACCATATATACATGGGGTGAACGATCTGCAAACTACTCAATATGAACTACATCATTTGTATGCACACATACATACACATATAGGGTGAACGACCTGCAATCCACCCGAAAGTGCCTCACATAAAAATAGGATGAATGACCTGCAATCCA is drawn from Zingiber officinale cultivar Zhangliang chromosome 1B, Zo_v1.1, whole genome shotgun sequence and contains these coding sequences:
- the LOC121981524 gene encoding uncharacterized protein LOC121981524 yields the protein MDLASFKLDVDELLDKFTDGNYTTLADMKRLWMSKRFSYIFEAKPSSKEGLFMQSLYSYSIRHMVSVGAFSRRLGGLYCLYCLYETQPYHPYFKIYLSLDELKSLKMLVVDAKTMGIGVVPALVKRMLDKDTFLFGSVDNVGGYQIVDEAIKVENKCVQIAYERLMENTEIDHYLQMDLGRELEFDTLKKMSEENAEAKELALSAYDLATGDDAKDIADDKNLIGDKLDDIVKQWDAEKEAFCEQTGISLCNESVVTDDFAEIELLLNE